A segment of the Desulfomicrobium escambiense DSM 10707 genome:
TCCGGGCCGCCATGAATGCCGAGGGTTACGGCGCCCAGGAGATCGAAGCAGACGGCGTGCTCCGTCGCTTCGACCTCCCCGACGACAAGGCCGGCGCGAAAAGCGGCTGGTACGTTTTTCATGCTGACGGCATCCCCGCCGGTTGCTTCGGCAACTGGAAGGAAGGAAGTTCCATCCCGTGGTGCTCAAAGCAGCGGTACGAGATGACCGCCGCCGAATGCGCGGAACACGACTTGCGCATGGAGCGGGCCAAGGTTGAGCGGGAGGCGAAGCAGGCCGAGGCGTGGGCCGAAGCGGCGAACAAATACTGGGACATTTACCAGCAGCTACCCCAGGCCCCGGCAGACCATCAGTATCTGGTGAAGAAAAAAGTCCCTCCAATGGAGGGCGTGCGCGTCTCCCAAAATGGCCGCCTGGCCGTTCCCCTGCGGGATGCCGAGAACACGTTCCAGGGCGTCCAGTGGATCGACGGCGACGGAAAAAAGCGCTTTGGCTCCGACGTGAAGACCAAGGGCAATTTCTATCTGATCCCAGGCGACATGAGCACCGTGTTCGTCTGTGAGGGCTACGCGACGGGCGCAAGCATCGCCATGGCGACA
Coding sequences within it:
- a CDS encoding toprim domain-containing protein codes for the protein MIDLNGYGPQGKLADEPLVLGDAVEKFRAAMNAEGYGAQEIEADGVLRRFDLPDDKAGAKSGWYVFHADGIPAGCFGNWKEGSSIPWCSKQRYEMTAAECAEHDLRMERAKVEREAKQAEAWAEAANKYWDIYQQLPQAPADHQYLVKKKVPPMEGVRVSQNGRLAVPLRDAENTFQGVQWIDGDGKKRFGSDVKTKGNFYLIPGDMSTVFVCEGYATGASIAMATGQAVVVAFNAGNLSAATASAKVACPGSKLVIAADDDRWTKNT